From Oikeobacillus pervagus, one genomic window encodes:
- a CDS encoding YjzC family protein → MAQQRQFRAGQKAPNNGIYVEIGETGSMVKNPKSVKLRTGDRFPENSNDDRYWTYKRKP, encoded by the coding sequence ATGGCTCAACAGAGACAATTTCGTGCTGGTCAAAAGGCTCCTAATAATGGAATTTATGTGGAAATTGGTGAGACAGGCAGTATGGTGAAAAATCCAAAATCAGTAAAATTAAGAACGGGTGATCGTTTTCCGGAAAATTCCAATGACGATCGCTATTGGACTTATAAAAGAAAACCATAA